The DNA sequence CCGCGTTGACCTGCCGCATCATCGCCTGGTAGCAGCCAAGCAGCAATTGCTGGCCGGTCTGGCCTCGGGCGTAGAAGGTTCGGGAGACCTGAGCACCGCCGAAACTGCGGTTATCGAGCGTGCCGCCGTACTCTCGGGCAAAAGGGACGCCCTGGGCGACGCACTGGTCGATGATGTTGGTCGAGAGTTCGGTGAGGCGGTAGACGTTGGCTTCTCGGCTGCGGAAGTCGCCACCCTTGATGGTGTCGATAAAAAAGCGTTGGATGGAGTCGCCGTCGTTCTGATAGTTCTTGCAAGCGTTGATGCCACCCTGAGCGGCAATCGAGTGGGCGCGTCGGGGGCTATCCTGGTAGCAGAAGGCCCGGACGTTGTAGCCGAGTTCGGCCAGAGTGGCGGCGGCGGAGCCTCCGGCCAGCCCGGTGCCGACAACGATGACCGAGTACTTTCGCTTGTTGTTCGGCGAGACCAGCTTCAGTTCGCCCTGGCGCCGAGTCCATTTCTGGTCGATCGGACCGTCGGGGATCCGGGCGTCGAGCGTCTCTTCAAGGACCTTCATACGCGTGCCTTTCCTGATCGGTCGAGTTGAGCGAAGCAGAGCGGCCCGGCGAGGCGATCTTGGGCGGGATCGGGCGGGGCTCGGCCACGGCCTCAGGCTCAGATGGTGAAGTAGCCGAAGTTGGTCCAGTAGTCGAGCAGGATGAATGCCGGGATGGAGACGTTCCCCAGGACGATGATCGTCGCGGCGATTGGACCGACGAGGAAGATGCCTCGGCGGTACTTGGGAATGGTCAGGCCGAGGGTCTGGAACATGGCGCTGGCCCCGTGGCTGAGATGCCAGCCGAGCAAGACCTGGGCGACGATGTACGTCAAGGCGATCAAGGGGTCGCGAAATCCGAGGATGACCATTCGGTAGACATCTCGGCGGTATTCTCGGCGTTCCGATTCGGCGACGGAATCGGCTGGAATTTCCTGAATGGCTCGGGCAGCCTCGGAGGCGATGTCGTCGCCTGGTGTTTGAGCCTCGACGGCGGCGTTGAGGTCGGCCGCTTCCTGGCCGGGGCCGATTTGATTGGGCTCGAAGCTGACGAGGGTAACGGGCTGGCCGTGATGTTCGTAGTACTGCTTGTAGTCAGGATTGGTCCACTGGACGGTGAAGTGGAGCAGGTGATAAACGATGAAGAACAGGACCAGGCTGCCGGAGAGCAGCATCCATCGCGAGGCGGAGGAGGCTCGCGTGGTGCGCTCCATCACGTAGCGTTGGGGTCGAGAGGAGCGATTCTCGCGCCAGACCCAGATGGTGAAGGTAATGTGCAAGGTCACGGCAACGAGCAGGCCGATGCGGGCGACCCAGAGCAATTCGGGCATGGAGTGGAGGAACTCGGCGTAGTTGTTGATCGTCTCGCGGCCGAGAAAGATCTGGAGGTTCCCCACCATGTGGCCAATGACGAAGCCAAACAGCAAGAGGCCGGTGATCGCCACCACGGCCTTCTTCGCAATCGATGAGCGGATCATGCCAGCACCCTACAGAGGAAAACATCCCCGATACCGAGCAGCCTCCCGAACCTGGGATTGAGCCGGACTTCCGAACGTCGCGGACGCGAAGCCGTCGTCGGCCTCGATGGACGGATCGACCCCGATCCACCTTGAAGGGGCGGCGGAGCATGCGATCACCCGGAGTGGCGAGAGGTTGCTTTGCGTATCGTAATGCGTCGTCGACCGAATTACCATCGCTCGGTGAAACGTCGCGAGGTCATCACGGGGAAGGGCGGAACTGGGAAGGAGATTGTGGCGGACGACGATCGGACGAGAACTGGAATCTCGGCGAACGGTCGCATTCTTCTCAAGTCTGTTTTAGGGAACAGAACAGGGGAGTCAAGCAATTTCGGGCCAGGCGGCGTTTGCAGAAGGCGTTCCTGGGGTGGGCTGGAGACGCTTATCGGTCGAGTTCAAGTTGAGTGACCTGCAACACACCATCCGGACCTCGGCGAAGCCGGATGGAAACCGGGCTGCCGTGACATAGGTTCTCCGCCAGATCGGCCAGCCATCCCAGATCGGGCACGAGGGTAGCCTTCGCCTCGGCGATGACGAGTTCTCGGCTTCTGCCCCGGGGAGCGATTTGGAGAACAACTTTGGAATTCCAGTCGCAACGCCCCGCCGGCTCGACCCAGGAATCCACAATC is a window from the Tautonia rosea genome containing:
- a CDS encoding succinate dehydrogenase cytochrome b subunit, producing MIRSSIAKKAVVAITGLLLFGFVIGHMVGNLQIFLGRETINNYAEFLHSMPELLWVARIGLLVAVTLHITFTIWVWRENRSSRPQRYVMERTTRASSASRWMLLSGSLVLFFIVYHLLHFTVQWTNPDYKQYYEHHGQPVTLVSFEPNQIGPGQEAADLNAAVEAQTPGDDIASEAARAIQEIPADSVAESERREYRRDVYRMVILGFRDPLIALTYIVAQVLLGWHLSHGASAMFQTLGLTIPKYRRGIFLVGPIAATIIVLGNVSIPAFILLDYWTNFGYFTI